The window acggtaaagcgtctgcccaaaatgtgggatacctgggttcaatccctgggtcgggaagatcccccggagaaggaattggcaaccgactccaatattcttgtctagaaaatcccatggacggagttgcctggtaggctacagtccacagggtcgcaaagattcaggcacgacttagcgactttactttcactttatcccagaataaaaagagagagaaaggaacagagattaGATAGAGATATATAGAGATAATAGAATTTTCCAAGCCTGGGGAAGGAACTATATGTACAAGTCCACAAAGCTATCATAATAGGACACCTAAATGTCTCAATGCAAAAGACCTACTCCAAGACAGACATATTAAGGCTGTTGAAAGTCAatgacaaagaaagaatattaaatgtAACCTACAAAGGTACCTTTATTAGGGTATCAGCAGATTTCGTGGGAGAAACTCCATAGGACGAGAGAGAATAGAGTGACTTTCTCAAAATATTGAAAGATAATAACtgtcaaccaagaatactctactcaGCAAGGTTAAacttcaggtgtgtgtgtgtgtgtgtgtgtgtgtgtgtgtgtgtgtgtgtgtgtgatcagctattgtctgactctttacaaccccacggactggactgtagcccaccagactcctctgtccttggaatgtcccaggcaagaatactggagtgtgttgccatttcctcttccagggtatcttctggacccagggatagaacccttgtctcctgaatCTTctgtattgcaagtggattctttacccctgagctagAGGGGAAGCCTCTTATTTCAGAtaggaaagcaaaataaaggCTTTCACACACGAACTAAAGCTGGGAGTTTAGCATCACTAGAATGCCTTATAAGAAATGTTGAAATGTTCTCTTTTACCTTGAATAAAAAGGCACAAGGACACAAAACTATGCCTAAGGTGACAGAATCAGAAAAATTGCAACTCTATATCAAAATAAGTTGTTTAAAAATACCATGTAAGTTTTAGAGagaaaaagcattaaaataaCTATAACTCCTTCAGTTTGGTAATTGAGTCACAATGTGGAAAGGAATATTTTCCAGTACCACTTggtacaaaagaatgaaatggatCTGCACTACTATGctagtatacaaaaataaactcaatacaGATTAAAAACTTAGATTTGAGAACTTAAACATTGAAAATCATAGAACAAAACATAGGCTGTACCTCTTTGAGATCAAAATTGTAAATACATTTGTGGATGCATCTCTTCAGTcaatgaaaaagtaaaagcaagCAAAGGGAAATACATCAGACTAAAAAGCTCTGAAAAAGTGAAGGAAACcactaacaaaattaaaaggcaacctTCTCATGGGGAAAggtatttgcaaattatattcaGTCAACACAATACAAAAAAGCAACCATATTAAAACAATGAGCAGGAGATCCTCAATGGACAGTTTTCTAAGGAAGGCATCAGATTCATcaatgggcacatgaaaagaggccCAACATCATTAATCACCAAAGGAATGGACACCAAAGCCACTATTTAAACAAGAGATACACTTCCCATGGTTAgaatgctgtgtgctgtgcttagttgctcactcatgtccaattctttgcaaactTTTGGGActgtgtagctcaccaggcttctctttccatgggattttccaggcaagaatactggaaattgccctttcttcctccagggatggatagaatggctactatcaaagagagaaaaatcaacacaTGCTGGTGAGTACCACATTGGACCAGGAAAGGATACCCAAGTTTCACAATTTCTTCTCAAACCTGTGTATCTCCTCTCTGTATctcttataaatacatttatcatTGGATTTTGGGTCCACTTGGATAATCTAAGTTGATCTCACTAGAAGTCCTCAATTATATGtgtaatagacattttttcccaccaaataaggtcacattcacaggtacaaGGGGTTAGGATGTAGACATATCTTTTGAGGGCCCACCATTCAATCCACTatgctgtgttccaataaaaactttttacaaAACAGGCTGTGACTACATTTTGTTCTGTGATAACAGTGTTCTGAATCCTGATTTAGAGTGGAGATTCAGACAAAGGGAATAAGTAAACCAGAGACAAAACTGCAAAATAGAAAGAATATCAAAATATAGCTCCTATACTGTTAATGGgtttcacgtgtgtgtgtgtgtgctcagttgtgttcagctgtttgtgacctcatgaattgtagcccatcagtctcctttgtccatggaattttccaggaaagaatattagaatgggttgtgttgactaaaaaatatagtcacaacctgaaagtagagagttactTTATTTGCTGGTACTGTCCCCAGCcttggagacagcatctcagtagctctgagaaaactgctccaaggaaaAAGGAGGGGAGTCAGGCTATACACCTTTGCAACAAAGGCAGCAGGCAGGCTGAACATCAAAGTCAGATATCAAATTAAGGAGTTTAGCATTCtttgtatgggaagatgtaagCCTCTggactcactgaattcattcctttcatacgCACCTTGGCTATCTTGGGCCAAACCCTGTttccttgttcttcttttttttttttttcagttttcttttttttaaatttaattttatttttaaactttacataattgtattagttttgccaaatatcaaaatgaatccaccagaggtatacatgtgttccccatcctgaaccctcctccctcctccctccccataccatccctctgggttgtctcagtgcactagccccaagcatccactatcgtgcatcgaaccttgactggcaactcgtttcttacatgatattttacatgtttaaatgtcattctcccaaatcttcccaccctctccctctcccacagagtccataagactgttctatacatcagtgtctcttttgctgtctcgtacaccgggttattgttaccatctttttaaattccatatatatgcgttagtatactgtattggtgtttttccttctggcttacttcactctgtataataggctccagtttcatccacctcattagaactgattcaaatgtattctttttaatggctgagtaatactccattgtgtatatgtaccactgctttcttatccattcatctgctgatggacatctaggttgcttccatgtcctggctattataaacagtgctgtgatgaacattggggtacacatgtctctttcccttctggtttcctcagtgtgtatgcccagcagtgggattgctggattttGTTCTTCTTAAGGAGGGGCAAATGTGGCAAATGGCTGCTTCTTGCATTCCCCCACTGGGGGTgtggcagcatctgctggattGCAGTTTTAGGAGCCACTCCCACCCCCATTGAACATTTGCAGGCCAGAGAtagctgatggctgtgacatttcttgtttattgatatggcaggagatgttttcattttacagttgCTGTTTGCTACTCccaggaatctttctgacccaatgATGTaactcaagtctcttgcatctcctgccctggcaggcgggttctttaccactgagccatctgttcCCAAACAGCTGCTCCCTGTGTCAGTGTGTGACAGCAGGCAGGTGGCTAAGGATGAACAGAAAAATCGGGGCAGGGCCTGGTGGCAGGAAATCCCACGTCTCATAAACAGCGAGGACCATAGGCAGACAAGGGAAAGCAAGAACCTTCAGATGGACAGGAAGCCACATGTTTTGGGTGATAACGGTTCTGTAaaaacctagaggggtggtatggggtgggagatgggtgGGAGTTTCaagaggaggggatatatatatatatacttatggctgattcgtgtttggcagaaaacaacacaattctgtaaagcaattatccttcaattaaaaagcaaatgtttgcaAAAATGATAtattctgaactgtggtgctggagaagattcctgagagtcccgtAGATAGTAAGAAgataaaatcaatcaatcctcaaggaaatcaaccctgaatatacattggaaggactgatgctggagctgaatatccaatactttggccagctgatgaggagaactgactcattggaaaagcccctgatgctgggaaagtttgagggcaggaggagaagggggcagcagaggatgagatggttagatatcatccctgacttgatggatatgaatttgagcaatctccgatgataatgaaggacagaggatcttggcgggctgcagtccatgggatcacaaagagttggacacaatttagtggctaaacaacaacagttctGTGggtgattttaaatatatatctaaatatGTCATGTAACAAATCTTTTTAAAGAGGAGTAAATAACTGCTCTAAATTATAGTTAAATCTGATTTGTCAAACGTCACATGAAGCCAAAGATTGTATATGGTTTTGTAGCAAACAATACAACTCTTTTGTTGAAGAGGGATTACCAATATTCTGGATATATCAGGAGCTATTGATCCctgtgttaggtagttagaataggaaacaggagtccagaatggcagtggctaaaagacaaggagggagaaggcaatggcaccctactccagtactgttgcctggaaaatcccatggatggaggagcctggtaggctgcagtccatggggttgcacagagtcggacacgactgaagtgacttgacagcagcaaaagacaaggaagggaaaagcctgtaaATATAGAACAAagggaaggtccaaggaccagagtgaggacctcaggtagaataAATAGTGCctctggctagcccaatttacatagacAGGCccaggggggggaaaaaaaaaatataaaagaggagccaaagggccgggTCTCTCTCCCATGCGCTGGGGcactcttctctttgtctttgggtCGATATGCCCTCAAGCCTcaaggatggattttcctgctattttctaaattaaatagagctgtaacacggagctgtaacactgatttgtctaagagctttAACATGGTCTGtttgagacctgagagctgtgacacgccaagggctttaatgtccgtcactccaaatatTTGTAGTGATGAGACAGAACCCAGGAGCATACAGTTGCCTGATACTTGGAATAAGACAATAATTTAGAAGTCCATGGAAACTAGTCAAAATAGGTTCCtcctttttagattaaaaaatgctAACTGAAGGTTAGGATAAAGTGCAAGGAGGTTAGATCTCTGGAAGGCTGGAGAATTCATAAGAAGTAATACAAACTAGATTCAACTGATATCCAACCTTGTCTCATGGGAACAGTTTCAGCAGGaaaattttattctgtttctagTGTCCCACAGGGAAGTGATGTACTCTGAGATTGGagtaacaaaggaaacagtgCCTAATGAGCAGACATAAGGAGCTGTAAATATTTCCTGTGTTACAGTCCCTGTAGATGTAGAACCTTGAGCTGCACAGGACATGGTTGATGCTTTTGGAGTAAAAATTCTGGCTGGGGTACCTTCCTGGCAACAGAGCTTCAGTTTTCACCATCAACCATCCAGGGAGGAATTTGTATATCCACACAGATTTTCCTCTCATAGACCCCATCTAGGTGAGTCTATGAGTTTAATAGGTAGTTCAGGAAAGATTCAGAGAGAATGGAAGTGAAAAACTTTTATTTGAAATCACTTGAGAGCCTAATAAGTCTAGTACAGACTCGAGATATTTGCCGTGCTTGTTTGGTAGGTTGGCTAATTAATTTatagttcattttttaatatgttaaaaagAGAACTGTCTGATGGACTCAGCAACATGAATCCTTGTTGATGATTAAGTGATGGGAATTCAAGTCCAGTTGGATGAGagtggggaaggaagtgggagcATAAAGTTGTTCCAGTAAAATTAGAGGATATTAAAGGAGTTTCCTAGATAACGGGAGTAGGAAAAGTAGGTTTAGAGGCCTGTGCAGTGAactaaagacattttttaaagatgtgatGCATTAAAGCACATTCTGCGTTAGTTAGAAAGATATATTCCCATGGAGGTAGATACTATCTTGCAACAGAGACATACATTTCACAGCATAATCTCTCATGTTGGATATTCACATGAAAAAATATGGATTTAATATGAAAACAAGTATGCTACTGAGCTTTAATTTGTAAGACTTCTTTAGGAATAAGTGGGAAAGCAATGGAGAAATTTatgagacagaagaaaaaaaatcagttaaatcTCATCACCAATGATAATCATTCACATAATAACATGAAAGAACTATGCTAAGCTTTTTACATACATTTGCCTACCGATGTAGAAGGATGGACACCACTATTCCCACTGAATAAGGATATTAATGTTTAGAATGGATCTATAGTCTTTCTTAAGTTCATACAGCTAACATGTGTTAGATCTACAGTTCAGATGCTGGTTTtctgattcagttttttttttgtattgaagaTCATGTAGAAAAGtctttcttggagaagggaatgacaaccttctccaatattcttgtctggagaattccatggacagaggagctgggtgggctacattCCTTTTACCAGTtatgttttaaaacttaatttattgTTGAACTTTGTATATTTTCTGTTGCTAATATTTCTAACATAACAATggtttctaataatttttaatcGTTTTCAAATAATAATCAATTGTTGTTAGTTTTCTAGTGCAATGTTCAACCAGTAGgatgtttctttttcctcctttgccattttaacagaaaaagaataaaagctttTACATTATAAAGCACTATAAAACATGTTTTGACAGCATAAAGATAatgactcatttttcttttgataaattgCTGTAGGCTGCTCCATTAGGTATTCTGAGCATCAAGGGGATAAAACTGGGGTTGGAATGCTGCCACTACTAAGGAAGCTTTGTCATCACAGTCTCTCAGGGACCAACTGAGCTGATTAGATCTTGATTTGTAAatgaaggggttcagcatgggggtgACCATGGTATATATCACTGAGGTCATTAGATTTGTCTTAGAAGATGAAATGCCTGCAAAACTGAGGTATACATAATCTAAGACATGTGCTCTAAAATAAGGCAACCAGGAAGAGATATGACCCACAGGTGATCCTTGTTTTCCTCCCCAcgtccttttcttctttttcatatttcgaactgctttttaaatttatcttttaatacaGAGCACAAAATGGTCATATTAAAATGAAGCCCCATAGGAGGCTCACCAACTAGAACTTAGGTACTGTTTCTACATTCTCTAGGGTAAAGATGCTTTGATGTTGACAACTTGCTTTGTATTATTCCTTTCCTAATCATTGTGGCTGGAGTTGAGAACTAGGGAGTgatggggcttccatggtggctcaatggtaaagaagctgcctgcaatgcaggagcctcaggttcaatccctgaattaggaagatcccttggagaaggaaatgacaacccactccagtattcttgcctgggaaatcccacggacagaggagccttgggctacagtccatagagtcacaaagagtcagacaggatggaagcaacttagcatggacACACAGGGAGTAATAAGCCCAGTAAGTAATCAAGTGCTCTATTTGTGTGAGATTGTTTTGTGGGGAATGAGCAGTTCTCCAAAATGTGACCTGTAAAAGACAGACACAAAAGTGTTACCCAGAAGATGAAAATAAGGATCTGTTTCTATTCAAAGGaatcaatttaaattttaaagcaaaacaaaaatgtgaaagGAAGAACATATGCATGAGGGACTCTTTGTGTCTTGCAGTTTTGGCAACAGCAGGGAGGTCATCAGCATCCTTTGATGTCATCTCCTTTACTCCCCTTGCTCATTCCCCTGGACACTTTGGCTTCCTTTGAGCCTTGACTATTTGAAACAAGTCCCACCCTCAGTGACTTCGCACTGACTCTTCGCACTCTCCTCTCCCAGATAACACAATATCTCACTTTGTCTTCCATCAGGTCTCTGTTCAAATTTCTCCTTGTTTGAGGTCTCCCTGAGCTCCCAGTAAATCATAACACCTCCACTCTATCTTATAAGTCAAAGtagctaagtagtgtctgactcttgtgaccccacagtctTGCAACCCCAGaggaccctccaggctcctctgtccatgggattctccaagcaataatactggagtgggttgccatttccttctccaggggatcttcctgacccagggatcaaacccgaagtctcctgagttgcaggccaaacctttaccaactgagctacaagggaagcccctgtcttATACCTGCTTTGTTTTTCCATGTACTCTATTTTATAGAGTGATTTTTTTCCACAGCATCTTTCACTATAAGACATGGCAAtgtgtttttgtatttgttaatttatatttttactcaCTATTGGGCTGTAGGGAGTTTTGTTCTTAGCATCCTATACATTCACCCCAGAAGATAGTAAGTATTCAACATAAATTTCTCAAATGTGTGGAAGAATTTTGCATTTAAACTGGGTAATACATGAGCTGTTGTCTAAAAGCCTGAGTGTGAAACATGAATTTCTAATCACAGATGTCATAGAAGATACCTTGAATACTATAAAAATGTGTAATTTACAGCTTTTCACTATATTAATGCCCACATGTGCAAAAATTAatcatgttctttttttgtttcctaaTAGTGACCACCAAAATATGTTACCAGGCAACAAAACACAAATTTCAGAATTTATTCTTCTGGGATTTTCAGAGGAACCAGCACTGCAGCCCCTCCTATTTGGGCTTTTCCTCTCCTGGTACCTGATCACTGTGGTTGGAAATCTGCTCATCATCCCGGCCATCATCTCagactcccacctccacacccccatgtacttcctcCTCTCCAACCTGTTCTTTGTGGACATCTGTTTCATCTCCACCACCATCCCCAAAATGCTGGTGAATATACAAACACAAAGCAAAGTCATTTCCTATGAAGACTGCTTCACTCAGGTATATTTTTTCATACTATTTGTACAGTTGGATGACTTCCTCCTGACCGTCATGTCCTATGACCGGTATGTTGCTATCTGTCACCCACTGCACTACACAGTCATCATGAACGCCCGGCTGTGTGCACTGCTGGTTCTGGTGTCCTGGATGATAGGTGCCCTGAATTCCTTGTTACAAACTTTACTGGCCCTGTGCCTGTCTTTCTGTACAGTCTTGGAAATCCCCCACTTCTTCTGTGAATTCAAAGAGGTGATCCAACTTGCCTGTTCTGACACCTTTCTAAATAAAACCATGATGTACTTTGCAGTTGGGCTGTTGGGTGGTGGTCCATTTGCTGGGATATGTTACTCATACTCTAGGATAGTTTCCTCCATACATAGAATCTCATCAGCTCAGGGGAAGTATAAAGCATTTTCCACCTGTGCATCTCACCTCTCGGTTGTCTCCTTATTTTATTGTACAGCCTTAGGAGTGTACTTTACCCCTGCTGTTACCCACAATTCACATTCAAGTGTAACAGCCTCGGTGATGTACACTGTGGTCACACCCGtgctgaaccccttcatctacagTCTGAGGAATAAAGACATAAAGAGGGCTCTGAGAAAATTCTTAAGGATGGCAACTATATTAGAACCAATTGTGTTGAGGCAGAAGAAGTGTTGATTTTTGCAAGAAGCAATGCCTTTGAGGCTAAAATTGTGATTTTCTGATCATATTGTT is drawn from Bos mutus isolate GX-2022 chromosome 7, NWIPB_WYAK_1.1, whole genome shotgun sequence and contains these coding sequences:
- the LOC102288075 gene encoding olfactory receptor 7A17; the protein is MLPGNKTQISEFILLGFSEEPALQPLLFGLFLSWYLITVVGNLLIIPAIISDSHLHTPMYFLLSNLFFVDICFISTTIPKMLVNIQTQSKVISYEDCFTQVYFFILFVQLDDFLLTVMSYDRYVAICHPLHYTVIMNARLCALLVLVSWMIGALNSLLQTLLALCLSFCTVLEIPHFFCEFKEVIQLACSDTFLNKTMMYFAVGLLGGGPFAGICYSYSRIVSSIHRISSAQGKYKAFSTCASHLSVVSLFYCTALGVYFTPAVTHNSHSSVTASVMYTVVTPVLNPFIYSLRNKDIKRALRKFLRMATILEPIVLRQKKC